GACACTCATATAGAATATTATGTCTTAATAATTGTTGTTTACTTTATTTgtcctgtaatatatatatatatatatatatatataaaaaattgcaTAAAATCTGTAGGTTGAATTTGAATCAAATAACTAGCAAAAGATGCTTATAAATAATAATCTTCATAGGAATAAAATCATTTTGAAAGGGTTGATTTATCAAACATTGGTAGACTTGGTACCCTTTTAATATATTCATCTTAACAAATGAaactaaatatgtgtgtgtgtgtgtgtgtgtgtgtgtgtgtgtgtgtgtgtgtgtgtgtgtgtatttaagctaattatattttattgagtACATTTTGGTTTGTTCCAGTAGCCGGATCGAGCTGGGAGATGTGACACCACACAATATTAAACAGTTAAAGAGATTAAACCAGGTCATCTTTCCAGTCAGCTACAATGACAAGTTCTACAAGGATGTGCTGGAGGTTGGCGAACTAGCAAAACTTGGTATGGCTCTGTTCCTCTATTTATTTTGTCTATGCCAGGGCTTCCCTGCTCTGGGcctactactatttttttttcccccagatagagacagggagaaagggaaagatacccaTCATAGCACTGAaagttccttcagtgcagtggggaccaaaCTCACTTCCTTTCACTCATTAATTCATATTCTCGACCCCTACTTTATAATGTAATCTTACTTTACAAATGATGGGCATGGGATGATGAGGAGATCtaggctctgaaaaaaaaaaaaactcattgaatgaaaataaaatatttaaattttaaaggaaatgcTCGGGCTGAGAAATGTCTCACTAAtttgtgcacattaccatgcacaagaatctgggtttaagtccctagcTCCCACTTGGAGGAACAACATTTCACGAGTactgaagaagtgttgcaggtatctttatcttccccttctcagtttctctccatcaaattaaagaagggaaaataaataaaaggaaatgctAACAAATATCTTTAGTATGTGCCTGTGCTTTTATAGAACTTTCAAGGAGActgattacattttttaaaattttttattttgcccccccccttttgttgtccttgttttattgttgttattgatgtcatcgttgttggctgggacatagagaaatggagagaggtggagagaaagatagacacctgcagacctgcattaccacttgaagcaactcctctgcaggtggggagccccgggggcttgaactgtgatccttacactggtccttggcactttacgacatgtgcagttaacctgctgtatTATGGCCTGACCTGGAGATTGTAATTTCATACAATAGTATATGGGGCACAAGCCTATTAATACTCAGAAACGATGATACCAATCATTTAGCTCTTGAAGAAATGCATATATTCAGTAGTATATTTTGTCTGTTAaacttttcatctttatttttccatGGCAGCCTATTTCAATGATATTGCAGTAGGTGCGGTATGCTGTAGGGTGGATCATTCACAGAATCAAAAGAGACTTTACATCATGACTTTAGGATGTTTGGCGCCATACCGGAGACTAGGGATAGGTaaagtattttttgttttgttttactgtaTCTAAACCAAACCATTTCTACTAGGAATACTGTGGAAGGGTTACTGAATAtataaggttaaaaaaataataatgagcttGTTGACATTTCTGTTAAAAGCAAAACGAAGATAATTTTGTTAAATTATGAAACCTGGGGATTTAGACATATAACTTGGTGCCCTTAATAGGCTTAAGCTATTTCCCTAGTCCCTCTGTTAGCAGTTTTAAACAATGTAGGTAGTGCAGAAAGAACAtaaattctgtttattttttaaaagattttacttatatttGAATAAGAAGGATTAGACACTCAATTCTGCTTTAGTTCTGAcaagtactagggattgaacctgagaccttatagcctcaggcatgaaaatcttttacataaccatcatgcttcCTCCCTAGCCCATGAAACAAGATTTTAAGTTCACTATTAAgggactcaatttttttttttttaagattttatttattaatgagaaaaataggaggagagagaaagaaccagacatcgctctggtacatgtgctgccagggatcaagctcaggacctcgtgcttgagagtccaaagctttatcactgcaccatcaTCTCCCGGACCACGGGACTCAATAAGTTTAAGATACAATTTGATGCATAATTTAAAGGCTTTTTCTGACATTACTTTTTGTCTTGTTGGTAGGAACTAAAATGCTAAATCATGTCTTAAACATCTGTGAAAAAGACGGCACTTTTGACAACATTTATCTGTAAGTAAAGTATTATTAtgttcttaccttttttttttttttttatctccagagtTATATTAGTGATtaggggcctgcactatgaatccactactcctgtggccattttacccccagtaggacagagagaaattgagagaggaggggaaaatagggagaaagacacctgcagacctgcttgacagcttgtgaagacacacacacacacacacacacacacacacacacacacacacacacacacacacacacacacacacacacacacacacacacacacacacggggagccagaagctccaaccaggatccttgcactttgtactaggtGCGACAATGCCTGCTAGCCTCCTTATGTTATCTAGACAGCTTAATGACTATAGAAATCTGTACTGGAAACTTTTAAAACTTGGTCgcttattttattgtttcttcgGACATACCAAggaattaaaaatttattataatgCTGAGGAGGAGAGCAAGCCACTACCACTGGCATATTTGATGCAGTAGACAAAGCTCGGCCTCAAGCAAGTTTGCTCTTTCACCTTGGAATACAAGTTGCAAAGTAACAGTGATAAAGCCAAGattaagggagtctggcagtagtgcaacgggttaagcacacgtggcgtaaagcgcaaggactggtataaggatcccagttcgagcccctgactccctacctgcaggggaatcgctacacaaaaggtgaaacaggtctgcaggtgtctctctttctctccccctctctgtcttcccctcctctctccatttctctgtcctgttcaacaacgaggacatcaataacaacaacaataataactacaacagtaaaacaccaagggcagcaaaagggaataaataaatattaaaagaaaaaaagccaagaTTAAAACTagtctttgggggccaggtggtagcacacctggtgagcacacatgttaaaatgctcaagaaTCCAGATCGAGCCCCCAGGCAGGTTGGTGtatgtgtttccctctctccctctccctccctgttgccccctctccttgatttctggctgcctctaataataaagataataaaatttacattaaaaatatttcagcCATTGGGCTTAAAGAACTGATACTTTTCACATGCCCAACAACTTGTGGTGTGTTTTGTTCAGAACCTTGAATGATACCTTCATTTGTAATAGAGTTTACTCACTGAAATTATATATAGCTGTTGGTATATACTTGGATCTTAAGAGCCCTTAGATTGAGCCAAGGTTAACATCACAGCTATAAGTTGTTTTATAGTAtatattaagatatatatattgattattttatttaaaatagattCTCATTTTCAGCTTAACAGTGAAAGGTTAAATTACATAATGCTATTTTGCATAAACACCCTTGTTTATATTCAAAATGTGGTATGACAACAGGATGATATGTTTAGACATTTGAgac
Above is a genomic segment from Erinaceus europaeus chromosome 9, mEriEur2.1, whole genome shotgun sequence containing:
- the NAA50 gene encoding N-alpha-acetyltransferase 50 isoform X1, with protein sequence MKGSRIELGDVTPHNIKQLKRLNQVIFPVSYNDKFYKDVLEVGELAKLAYFNDIAVGAVCCRVDHSQNQKRLYIMTLGCLAPYRRLGIGTKMLNHVLNICEKDGTFDNIYLHVQISNESAIDFYRKFGFEIIETKKNYYKRIEPADAHVLQKNLKVPSGQNADVQKTDN
- the NAA50 gene encoding N-alpha-acetyltransferase 50 isoform X2, with the protein product MKGRIELGDVTPHNIKQLKRLNQVIFPVSYNDKFYKDVLEVGELAKLAYFNDIAVGAVCCRVDHSQNQKRLYIMTLGCLAPYRRLGIGTKMLNHVLNICEKDGTFDNIYLHVQISNESAIDFYRKFGFEIIETKKNYYKRIEPADAHVLQKNLKVPSGQNADVQKTDN